A window of the Lolium perenne isolate Kyuss_39 chromosome 7, Kyuss_2.0, whole genome shotgun sequence genome harbors these coding sequences:
- the LOC127313451 gene encoding auxin-responsive protein IAA23 translates to MSTSSNESPAVSGLDYDDTALTLALPGSSPDDRKPAVGWPPVRAYRRNALREESVCKLVKVAVDGAPYLRKVDLAAHGGYEALLHALHGMFVPCLAVVRGDGELGCRLLDASTGAEYVPTYEDRDGDWMLVGDVPWKMFVESCKRIRLMKTSESVSSAPSPSSQ, encoded by the exons ATGTCGACCAGCTCCAATGAGTCCCCGGCAGTGTCCGGCCTCGACTACGACGACACCGCCCTCACCCTCGCCCTCCCGGGCTCCTCCCCCGACGACCGCAAGCCCGCCGTGGGATGGCCGCCAGTGCGGGCATACCGGCGCAACGCGTTGCGTGAGGAGAGCGTGTGCAAGCTCGTGAAGGTGGCCGTGGACGGCGCCCCCTACCTGCGCAAGGTGGACCTCGCCGCGCACGGCGGGTACGAGGCGCTGCTCCACGCGCTCCATGGCATGTTCGtgccctgcctcgccgtcgtccgcGGCGACGGGGAGCTGGGTTGTAGGCTCCTGGATGCGTCCACCGGCGCCGAGTACGTGCCCACCTACGAGGACAGGGACGGCGACTGGATGCTCGTCGGAGACGTCCCATGGAA AATGTTCGTTGAGTCCTGCAAGCGGATCCGACTCATGAAGACCTCCGAGTCCGTCAGCTCAG CTCCAAGCCCATCTTCTCAATGA